The genomic interval TCCCTCTAGGTAGCCTGGTTAATATTGTGCGTGATGATTTTTCAGAATTAGGTGCAGAAAATAAAGATGAATTTCTGACGATTGAAGACCTGGGTTTTGGAAAAAGCAGCTATACGCCGAAAGATATCCCTTCGTTTGTTCATTTAAACGATCTGCAACTTAATTTACCAGAGGTGAGTGGGATTACCGTTAACAAAGTACATGGCAATAAGACAAGTATCCAGGTCTTGACCAGCCGCCTCAGCCCGGTTACTGAAAGTATGGAAGGTGCCGCTGTATTTTATTGCTGTGCACAACTGAATATCCCTTGTATTCAAGTTCGTAGTATCTCTAATTACGTGGAAGAAAGAAACCGGGACAGCTGGAAAATAGGCCTTGCTATTAAAAACCTGAACGACTGGGCCATTGAATTTTTGACAAACAGTTAACTAAGCAGCTACAGGAACTCCTTACATTTACCACATGAAACTTTCACTCGGCTTTTCTCCTTGTCCAAACGATACTTTTATTTTTGACGCATTGATCCATCATAAAATTGATACAGAGGGCCTGGAGTTCGAAGTATTCTTTGATGATGTGGAAACCTTAAATCAAAAGGCATTACGTTCAGAACTGGACATCACCAAGCTGAGTTTTCATGCCTTTGCCCATGTGGTAGAAAAATACGCGCTGCTGGATGCCGGAAGTGCATTAGGCTTCGGAGTTGGCCCCTTACTCATTTGCAAGAATGAAGATTTAATTGGCAGTGCACGTTTAACTCAAAAAGATTCCACTTTGAGTGTTGCTATTCCTGGCGAACTCACCACTGCAAATTTCCTTTTGGGTATTGCTTTTCCCAACTTGCTCAATAAACAGGTAATGGTTTTCTCAGAAATCCAGGATGCCTTATTAAATCATAGTATTGACCTTGGCCTGATTATTCATGAGAACCGTTTTACGTATACAGACAAAGGGTTACATAAAATAGTTGATCTGGGTAGCTACTGGGAAGAACTGACAGGCTGTGCAATCCCCCTTGGAGGCATTGTAATTAACCGTAAGCTTGATCATGAAGTACAACTGAAGGTGAATCGCCTGATCCGCAAATCTGTAGAATTCGCTTTCCGGAATCCAAAATCAGGAATTGACTTTATTGCTGCACATGCGCAGGAAATGGAAGAAGCAGTGATGTATAAACATATCGATTTATATGTCAATAAATACTCCGTTGATTTAGGTATTGAAGGCAGAAAAGCGATAGATATCCTATTCAAAATGGCTCAGGAAAGAGGAATTATCCCTGAGATTAATCAAAATCTTTACGTCACCAGCTAAGCAACAACCTGTTATTGATTACAGGGACCGTCAGGAATTTCACGTGTAATTTTAATCAGTTTAGTCACGACTAAAATCGAGTCAAAATCTGCTGAAACCACCTGGTTGTCCGATTTAATAGCATGACATTCTGCCTCAATATAGACAGGCTCGTATGGTTTCTCAAAATTGAATTTACTATAAGCCAGCTCCAATGTTTTAGAGCTGTCGGCAACCCAGTATTCCGTTCCCCCTTCACAATCTGCAAAAGACTTGATTTCCGGGCCATAGCTATACAATCCCTTAATTATTCTGATTTCACTTTTTTGAGTCTCTGTGCCGGTATGGTTACACGCTGTAAAAGCAATAGAAAAGATGAATAATAATAAAAATGTATGTTTTAAGGAATTCATGTCAGAGATCTTGATTTAAGTGATTAATATTCTTCACACTCAAATTAGATGACAAAGCTGATGCCATAAACGAGAAAATACTCACTGTAATGAATACTAATAAAAAATCTTTCCATTTAAGGCCAACCGGATAAGCGTTACTCATCAGCAGGTTTTCCTGCGACATTTTAACTAACCCAAATTTCTGCTGCAATAAACAGAAGACCAGACCGACAAAAAGGCCGAAGATACAGCCTGCTAAAGTGATCATCATTCCTTCGAAAAGGAAAATCTTTCTAATCAGGCCTTTTCCGGCTCCCAGGCTACTCAGTATAGCAATATCTTTCAGCTTATCAATAACCAGCATGGTCAGTGAGCCTATGATATTAAAAATGGCAATGATCAGAATAAATGTTAAAATGATATATACCGCCCATTTTTCGGTACTTAAAATATTATACAATGCTTTGTTTTGTTCCACTCTGTCTTTAACAAGATAGTTCTTGCCCAGCTTTTGTGCAATCTTATCCTTAAAAACATCAGGATCCACTCCTTTTTGTAAATTAAGCTCTATCGAAGAGACTTTTATTTCCTCATTTAATAATTTCCTGGCGAAGCTTAAAGGTACAATCGCAATGTTATCAAAATCCTGCTGCACTTCAAAAATGCCTGATACAGGAATATACAGATCCATAAAGTCATCAGCCGGATTCACAGAACTTGTTTTCAATCCCTTTTTGGGAGAAAAGACTTGCAGCTGTGTAAAGGGATCATTGGTATTGACCATTAAATAGTTTTGCAGCGCAGAGCCGATCACCGCATTAGGGCCAGCTTCGGTATTGAGGACAAATTTTCCTTGTACGGTAATGCTATCCAGGCTTTTATTTTTAAGATAAGATGTACTTACCCCTTTGACCATTCCTACAGATTGCTTATCACGGTACCGCAGCAAAGCATTTTCAGAAAGGACTTCGGTAAAAGAATAAACTTCCTTTGCAGATTTCAGCTCCGTAAAAAAAACACTATGCGGATCAAACGTCTTTCCTTCTGCCGGTGCAATGACCAGTTGCGGGGTAATCGTATTGAACATCTTTAGCACAACATCTTCAAATCCATTGAATACTGATAAAACAATAATCAATGCCGCACTGCCTACAAAAACTCCCAGCACAGATATGGTAGAAATGATATTTATAGCATTGGTAGACTTTTTAGCAAAGAGATACCTGCGGGCAATATAAAGGGCTGTGTTCAAATGATGGTGGTTTGGTCAAATATACACGTACTTATTTTAAAAAAGGATTGTTTCGTTTTTCATAACCGATTGTAGTCAGGTGACCATGTCCCGGAAATACTTCTACCTTGTCTGGCAGGATAAACAACTTCTCTCTGATATTATCTATCAGTTGCTGATGATTACCACCAGGCAAATCTGTCCGGCCAATTGAAGTATAGAATAAAACATCACCACCTACAATAAACCCGTCCTCTTTTGCGTAAAAACATAAATGTGCCGGAGAATGACCCGGAGCAAAGATCAATTCTAACTCACTGTTCCCAAAAGTCACTTTTCCAGTTTCTTCCAAAAACACTTCTGGCTCTGGTGAAAGCTCATAATTTAAGCCCATTTGTGGCGCATATCCCGGAACTGCCTGTAGAATATATAATTCTCCTTTATGAAATTGTGGCTTTAAACCCCAGGTATCGAAAACAAACTTATTGCCAAAAACATGATCCAGATGGCAATGCGTATTCAATAGCAAAACTGGTTTCAGCTTCGTTTCTTTAATCCAGCTGGCCAGGATATTTTGCTCACTACCATCATACATTCCCGGATCAATAATTACGCATTCCCCCGTTTCATCATATAAAACATAGGTATTTTCCTGGTATGGGTTAAATGTAAATTGCTTAAGAGTAATCATGCGAGTTTAAAATTAGTTTTTCCATCTGAAGGTATCAATCATCCGGTCGATATCTTTCTTTATAAAAGTCACAACAGGTGCAACCGAGTCATATTGCGGACGCTCATTAAAATACAAAGCTCCCCTGAAATAATGTTTAGCACTGTCTGTCAGAAAAAATTGTACAGAAGAAGCTGTGTTCCCTTCAATTGCATAGTATATCCCATAAACTTTCCGGTCTGGAAAGTTGATCAGTTTCTGGTCTATAGCATTGGCCTTAACGGTATGTTTAAAGGCTAAAGTACGTGCATCCTCTACCAAGCCTTCGTATTCCTTTTGAGAGGAAACACCATAATAAGTAAGGTGAAGACGTGCATTAAACTGCGTAAAGTGAACATTGCTCCAGCACTTGCCTGCTCCGCGTTCCTGATCAGCTTCTATTTTTGTATATTTTGGATAGTCGAACGTGAACGGACAACCGTCATTGTAAGTCAGGTATTCTTTTTTAGGGAATTTAATCTGAAAATAGCCTCTTGGCTTAGGCGTATAAGTTTCATTACTGGTACAGGCCGCACTCAGGCACAAAATAACAAAGACGCTGTACAGTAAAGATGATTTCATATTCATTTCAGCCTAAGGGTTCCAGATAAACCAGGACCGTTCTGCCTGAAGCTGCAACATTTCAAATCCATTTTTAACCGCCGCTCCCTTTGCTTTGGCACGTTTCAGAAACTCAGTCTCTTCGGGGTTATAAACCAGATCGTAGGCCAGATGCTGGTCCGTAAGCCACTGATAAGGAATAGCCGGAGCCGCCTCAACATTCGGGAAAGTACCCAGTGGAGTAGTATTGATAATAACCTGGTGCTTTTGCAGCAGGTTTTCGGTTAAATCACTATATAAAATCGCATTTGGAGTTGCTGTACGCACTACAGAAAGATAAGTAATCTGCAATTGATCCAATACGTATTTTACTGCTTTGGCTGCTCCTCCATCGCCAAGGATCAGCGCATGGGTATGGTGTCCTTTTAAATAAGGTTTAAGGGACTCCTGAAAGCCATATGCATCTGTATTATACCCTTTAAGCCAGATTTGCCCGTCTTTATGCTGGATAGCAATACAATTCACTGCACCTATGGTTCGCGCCGCAGGGTCCAGCTCATTCAGGTAAGTCATTACCCCTACTTTATGAGGAATAGTAACATTCAGGCCTGCAAGAGAATCATCTGCTGCAATCAAAGAGACTACAGCAGCTATATTTTCTATAGGAAAAAGTTCATATTGATGATCAGCAATTTCTTCCTCCGCAAATTTCTCTGTAAAGAACTTCTTTGAAAATGAATGTGCGAGCGGATAGCCAATTAGTCCGAATGTTCTCATATATGCAACAGCAGTAAACCGGATAACCGGTTATTTTGCTAAATTAAGGAAGTAATCAAATGTATCTCCTCTTAATCCCAAACGAATAGTTTCCAAGGGAATAACCTCTGCCGGAGCAATATTACCTAAGTTCACATTAGTACCAATCAGTTTGATAAACCAAACCTGCTGTTCTTTTTGCGGAGCTTCCCAGATTATGGTTTCAGCCGGAATTTGCGTCAGTATTTCATCTACTAATCCTTCACGCACTTCACCTGACCCTCTGTAAATGCCTACATTTCCACCTTCTCTGGCTTCAGCAATCACTTTCCATGAACCTGCTTCAATTTCCGCATTCATCAGCTTGATCCATTTATAAGGTGCAAATATTTTCGTAGCATCCTTAGAACCTACCTCTGAAATTACAGTAACGTGTTTAGCTAATTTATGGATGTATTCACATTTAAGATCATGTTCAATTTCGATAGAACCATCAGAAACTTCTGCGTATTCCATACCAAATTGCTCCAGTACACGAATATAATCTTCAAATTGATTACGGATAATAAACGCTTCAAACAAAGTACCTCCAAAATAAGTCGGGATACCTGCACTGCGATATATATCTAATTTTTCTTTCAATTTCGGGGTAACAAAGGATGTAGCCCAACCTAATTTTACGATGTCGGAATGGACACCTGCGACATCAATAAAATCTTCTGTCTGTCTTAAACTGAGGCCCTTGTCCATCACCATAGTTATGCCACTCTGACGTGGTTTTACTGGACGTTCGGGAATATTATTTAATGGGTAATTCATATCTGCTGTAAAGGTGAAAAAAAATAGGCTTATTTCATCACTATAAATTTGTTTTTCACTCAAAAAAGCTTATACCATTATCTGGTATAAGCTTTTTAAGGTCATTAATTGCATCTTGTATAATCGGGTAACAATAATGTGGCTATTTAATATATCTGTTAATTACCTCAATAATTGCATTGTTATCCTGTAACTGCGGCAGGTATTCAAACAGGATGTAATGCTTATCCGGATCAGTCACCAAGGCTGTTTCCAGGTAAACCAGGGCCTCTTTATGCTGTCCAAGAGCAAATAAGTAAGCCACTTGTCTGTAGTAAAGTTCTGCTGCATCCGGGTTATTCTTGATCCCGTCAGAAATAGTCTCTGAGGCTTCCAATAACCTTCCCTGCTCATAAAGAACTGTCGAAAAATCCAGCCATGCTTCTATGTCAAGCGGGTTATATTCCAGTACTTTATAATAAGCTTCTACAGATTGTTCTATTTGTCCCAGTTTGTAATAGGCATCGGCCATTGCAAACCAGAAGTCAGGATTTTCATCATCCAGCTCTATTGCTTTCTTATAAAAATGCAGAGATTCAAAATAACGCTCCTCAAAATTCAGCGTTACCCCTATTCCAAACCAGGCATCCGCCAGCTTACTATCCATCTTCACAGACTTCTTATAATAAGCGCGTGCTTCATCCATACGTTCCAGCTTTTCATAACATTCCCCTATTGCACAATAGGTATCTGCATTTGGCTGCTCATACTCCCAGGTTTGTTTATAAACTTCTATAGCCTCCGCATAACGATCTAGCTGTACCAGCGCATTTCCTTTATTATAGTAAGCTGAAGCAAAATTATCTTTAATCAAGATTGCATAATCATAGGCATCGATCGCTTTTTCAAACAGATCAAGCTTATGATAAGAGTTTGCCAGGTTATACCATGCTGCATAAGAATAGGGATCGTTATCGATATATTCCATATAAAACTGGATGCTTTCTTCTTGTTTGTCTAAAATATCATAACAGAAAGCCAGTTCATATAAACCGTCCTTGTTTTCCATATTTTGTTCCAGACTCTGCTTGATATACTTGATTGCGCTTTCGTAATCCAGCATATTCTGATAAACATAAGCGATTTGAAGCAGGATCTCATCAGTAGTTTCCGCGAAGGTCAACGCGATCTGAAAATTATCCAATGCTTCAGCATAACGCTCCAGGCTATTGTATATATTTCCGCGAAGTACATAGATCTCTGATTCGGACGCTTCGAGCATTTCTGCTTTTTGCAAAGAGAAAAATGCGCTGTCTATCTGATCAGTAACGAAATAAAGCTGCGCTTGCTTAATTAAAAAAATTGCGGCGTATGGATGCTGATTTAGGGCATACTCTATCACCTGAAGTGCCTTTACGGGGTCACTCTTTTCTATATAGTAGTCAATGATGTTCTCAAAAGCCTGGGCATCAAAAAAATACTGATCCTGGTTCCTTATCATCTCTTCGTAACGCTCTACCGAACGCTGCGCATCATCACTAAAATCAAAGTAAAATTCCTCTTCCATTGTATGAATAATTAAAGAACAGCTCCCTTTTTTCCTAAAATACAGTATAAGTTTACAGTATTATATAGCATGCAACCGAAATAATTATCAACATCCAAACAACTGACATCGTAATTCGTTGATAATATTAAATTTAGCAGTAAATAAGCCTCCTGGCCTGGGTCAGCATTATCCATAAGATTTACAGTTCTGGCTGTAATGAAACTTGCTTAAGCATGTACATGACAGGAGTAAAAAACTTATGCAGACTATCTGGGGGTTTTCCTGAATTGATACAAAGTAACGCAACTTAATTTTAATCTGCGTAAAATTCAAGTCAGGAAATTAACAGGAATTTTTTTGTTGATTTGTATAAAATCGCTACAGTACAGGTTGCCGATCAGCAGGACTATGAAACGGTATTAATTAAAGACAAAACCCTGTAAACGAAAAAAGCATAAGACATTTCTCGGCTGTAATCTTGTTTACAGTAAAAACATCTTATGCTGATCAGACCAGGTAAAGTCAGGATTATCTTTTTGAAGATTCCGTGTTTGTTCTTTTAACGTTATAAATAGTGTCAATCATTGCCAGTCTTGTTCCTGCTGGTAAGTTTTCAGTTTTAGCAGCAACCAGTTTTTCCACTTTCAAGTTTCCAATACCAGTATTTTTTATGGTATGACTAGCTGTTACACCTAATAGTTCCAGATTTGCCTCACCCTTCAGATCAGTATATAAGCTTTCTGTTTTAGCTTTAATACGCGCTTTAGCATGGTCTCTCATCACTACCTGCAAGTTAGGTAAATTAACTGTTCCAATGGTATTTATACTGGCATGATCTGCGGCAGTGATCCTGTAAAGATCTTTTACGTAAACAGTTACAACTACCGGCGTTGCTTCTGATGAATTAATACTCAGCGTATTTCCAATTTGTTTGATTGAGACTTTATCCAGATTATCATCACCGACAGCTACCCAATCACGATTACTTTGTACAATAAACACTTTCGTGTTTCCATTGACAATTACTCTTTTGATATCCTGATTCTCAGATACTTTTTCTTTTGCTGTTACTTTTTCTGAAGCGAAAGCAGTAACTACTGTTGTTGATAAAACGATGGCAGTCAATGCCGATGCTACTAATGTTTTGAATGAAGTTTTCATATCTTTATATTTAAGGTTTTCTAATGGTTTGTTTCTAAACAGTTTGTAATTAAGACGCAAACAGTTACCATACGTTGCAAAGTTTTTTGCCTTTTATACCACAACCCTGTCAAACCCGACGAACGCCCTTAATTTTCCGACAAACCCGTCCCGCTTATCAAACCCTTTACTCAAAAATAATTCTGCAAAAGCCGCTTATGTTTAGTTTTTTTGAATAATCCCCTGAAAAATCAATTTTCTATTTGACCACAATTCAAATTTGATGTATGTTTAAAGCTTTACTAGCTTAAAGACTCCTCTTTTTTTAATCATTTGCCTCATGTTACGCGTAGATAGTTCTAAACCCTGCA from Pedobacter sp. WC2423 carries:
- a CDS encoding menaquinone biosynthesis family protein translates to MKLSLGFSPCPNDTFIFDALIHHKIDTEGLEFEVFFDDVETLNQKALRSELDITKLSFHAFAHVVEKYALLDAGSALGFGVGPLLICKNEDLIGSARLTQKDSTLSVAIPGELTTANFLLGIAFPNLLNKQVMVFSEIQDALLNHSIDLGLIIHENRFTYTDKGLHKIVDLGSYWEELTGCAIPLGGIVINRKLDHEVQLKVNRLIRKSVEFAFRNPKSGIDFIAAHAQEMEEAVMYKHIDLYVNKYSVDLGIEGRKAIDILFKMAQERGIIPEINQNLYVTS
- a CDS encoding DUF2807 domain-containing protein gives rise to the protein MKTSFKTLVASALTAIVLSTTVVTAFASEKVTAKEKVSENQDIKRVIVNGNTKVFIVQSNRDWVAVGDDNLDKVSIKQIGNTLSINSSEATPVVVTVYVKDLYRITAADHASINTIGTVNLPNLQVVMRDHAKARIKAKTESLYTDLKGEANLELLGVTASHTIKNTGIGNLKVEKLVAAKTENLPAGTRLAMIDTIYNVKRTNTESSKR
- a CDS encoding shikimate dehydrogenase; amino-acid sequence: MRTFGLIGYPLAHSFSKKFFTEKFAEEEIADHQYELFPIENIAAVVSLIAADDSLAGLNVTIPHKVGVMTYLNELDPAARTIGAVNCIAIQHKDGQIWLKGYNTDAYGFQESLKPYLKGHHTHALILGDGGAAKAVKYVLDQLQITYLSVVRTATPNAILYSDLTENLLQKHQVIINTTPLGTFPNVEAAPAIPYQWLTDQHLAYDLVYNPEETEFLKRAKAKGAAVKNGFEMLQLQAERSWFIWNP
- a CDS encoding gliding motility lipoprotein GldD → MNMKSSLLYSVFVILCLSAACTSNETYTPKPRGYFQIKFPKKEYLTYNDGCPFTFDYPKYTKIEADQERGAGKCWSNVHFTQFNARLHLTYYGVSSQKEYEGLVEDARTLAFKHTVKANAIDQKLINFPDRKVYGIYYAIEGNTASSVQFFLTDSAKHYFRGALYFNERPQYDSVAPVVTFIKKDIDRMIDTFRWKN
- a CDS encoding ABC transporter permease, which produces MNTALYIARRYLFAKKSTNAINIISTISVLGVFVGSAALIIVLSVFNGFEDVVLKMFNTITPQLVIAPAEGKTFDPHSVFFTELKSAKEVYSFTEVLSENALLRYRDKQSVGMVKGVSTSYLKNKSLDSITVQGKFVLNTEAGPNAVIGSALQNYLMVNTNDPFTQLQVFSPKKGLKTSSVNPADDFMDLYIPVSGIFEVQQDFDNIAIVPLSFARKLLNEEIKVSSIELNLQKGVDPDVFKDKIAQKLGKNYLVKDRVEQNKALYNILSTEKWAVYIILTFILIIAIFNIIGSLTMLVIDKLKDIAILSSLGAGKGLIRKIFLFEGMMITLAGCIFGLFVGLVFCLLQQKFGLVKMSQENLLMSNAYPVGLKWKDFLLVFITVSIFSFMASALSSNLSVKNINHLNQDL
- a CDS encoding MBL fold metallo-hydrolase: MITLKQFTFNPYQENTYVLYDETGECVIIDPGMYDGSEQNILASWIKETKLKPVLLLNTHCHLDHVFGNKFVFDTWGLKPQFHKGELYILQAVPGYAPQMGLNYELSPEPEVFLEETGKVTFGNSELELIFAPGHSPAHLCFYAKEDGFIVGGDVLFYTSIGRTDLPGGNHQQLIDNIREKLFILPDKVEVFPGHGHLTTIGYEKRNNPFLK
- a CDS encoding tetratricopeptide repeat protein gives rise to the protein MEEEFYFDFSDDAQRSVERYEEMIRNQDQYFFDAQAFENIIDYYIEKSDPVKALQVIEYALNQHPYAAIFLIKQAQLYFVTDQIDSAFFSLQKAEMLEASESEIYVLRGNIYNSLERYAEALDNFQIALTFAETTDEILLQIAYVYQNMLDYESAIKYIKQSLEQNMENKDGLYELAFCYDILDKQEESIQFYMEYIDNDPYSYAAWYNLANSYHKLDLFEKAIDAYDYAILIKDNFASAYYNKGNALVQLDRYAEAIEVYKQTWEYEQPNADTYCAIGECYEKLERMDEARAYYKKSVKMDSKLADAWFGIGVTLNFEERYFESLHFYKKAIELDDENPDFWFAMADAYYKLGQIEQSVEAYYKVLEYNPLDIEAWLDFSTVLYEQGRLLEASETISDGIKNNPDAAELYYRQVAYLFALGQHKEALVYLETALVTDPDKHYILFEYLPQLQDNNAIIEVINRYIK
- a CDS encoding phosphosulfolactate synthase: MNYPLNNIPERPVKPRQSGITMVMDKGLSLRQTEDFIDVAGVHSDIVKLGWATSFVTPKLKEKLDIYRSAGIPTYFGGTLFEAFIIRNQFEDYIRVLEQFGMEYAEVSDGSIEIEHDLKCEYIHKLAKHVTVISEVGSKDATKIFAPYKWIKLMNAEIEAGSWKVIAEAREGGNVGIYRGSGEVREGLVDEILTQIPAETIIWEAPQKEQQVWFIKLIGTNVNLGNIAPAEVIPLETIRLGLRGDTFDYFLNLAK
- the mqnB gene encoding futalosine hydrolase; the protein is MKILVVAATRAELAGCCTAFELAEGNFIQTPHFDLLITGVGMTATAFALGQHLSAATRYKLVLNLGIAGCFDRTIPLGSLVNIVRDDFSELGAENKDEFLTIEDLGFGKSSYTPKDIPSFVHLNDLQLNLPEVSGITVNKVHGNKTSIQVLTSRLSPVTESMEGAAVFYCCAQLNIPCIQVRSISNYVEERNRDSWKIGLAIKNLNDWAIEFLTNS